In the Rhodothermales bacterium genome, one interval contains:
- a CDS encoding adenylate/guanylate cyclase domain-containing protein, with amino-acid sequence MKAKHRSRLADFRLTFFLLISTFYLFYFVVVWGLMDYFKDGMLKTYVSGPGIHVELLISAVGFAATMLLVDVWSDSTRLRRRPFGQIILIKSGVYVLCLLVVASITNVVLLLFVFPGDQLMRMMQAMTGRLVVSIIVSFIVSVVAVNFLREVRRKVGPGNLAALISGRYHRPKSEDRLFLFIDLQGSTTIAETLGHRQYSQLLNECFHDLTDFVLESGASIYQYVGDEVVLTWTAGDAVSSEQCLEAFFGFDRRLAKRSEYYEHRFGHAPQFRAGADVGSVTATEVGDIKRDIAYHGDPLNTAARLLELCKTDGRRMLISDRVQTEIRNGSGLLTNWIGDFQLRGKAEKVGVYGVSSATAS; translated from the coding sequence ATGAAAGCCAAGCACCGCTCCAGACTGGCGGACTTCCGCCTCACGTTTTTTCTCTTGATCTCCACCTTCTACCTCTTCTACTTCGTCGTGGTGTGGGGCCTGATGGACTACTTCAAAGATGGCATGCTGAAGACGTACGTGTCCGGTCCAGGCATACACGTCGAGCTCCTGATCTCCGCCGTCGGCTTCGCCGCGACCATGCTGTTGGTCGACGTCTGGTCGGACTCCACGCGCTTGCGACGCCGACCGTTCGGGCAGATCATTCTTATCAAGAGCGGCGTGTATGTGTTGTGTCTTCTGGTCGTAGCATCGATCACCAACGTCGTCCTGCTCCTTTTCGTCTTTCCGGGCGACCAACTAATGCGCATGATGCAAGCGATGACCGGAAGACTGGTCGTTTCGATCATCGTGTCGTTCATCGTGAGCGTCGTGGCCGTCAATTTTCTTCGCGAGGTTCGCCGGAAGGTGGGACCGGGCAATCTTGCCGCACTGATCTCTGGCAGGTATCACCGGCCGAAGAGCGAGGATCGGCTTTTTCTGTTCATAGATCTTCAGGGCTCGACCACAATAGCCGAGACGCTGGGGCACCGGCAGTACAGTCAGTTGCTGAACGAATGCTTTCATGATCTCACCGATTTCGTACTGGAGTCCGGCGCCAGCATCTATCAATACGTTGGAGACGAGGTTGTCTTGACGTGGACCGCTGGCGATGCCGTGTCGTCCGAGCAATGTCTGGAGGCGTTCTTCGGATTCGATCGGAGGCTGGCGAAGAGAAGCGAATACTATGAGCATCGCTTCGGGCATGCGCCTCAGTTTCGTGCAGGAGCGGATGTGGGAAGCGTTACTGCAACAGAGGTCGGAGACATCAAACGAGATATCGCATACCACGGCGATCCGCTCAATACCGCGGCGCGCCTGCTTGAACTCTGCAAGACCGACGGGCGGCGGATGCTGATCTCTGATCGGGTGCAGACGGAGATACGAAACGGGTCGGGCTTACTGACCAACTGGATCGGTGACTTCCAACTCAGGGGGAAGGCCGAGAAGGTCGGAGTCTACGGCGTATCGAGTGCTACAGCGTCATGA